CTCCGAATGGAGCCGGGATCGTGCCGTGGCCGACCGTGTTTCACAGCTTGACGGCACCGTCACCGCGACGCTCAGAGTAATGGACTTTGAACCCGAAGCTCTTGTCGAATGGCAAAGGGAAAACCCCGAGTCGGTTCTTCGCAGACTTTGGAGTATGGACCCTGCCAACCAAAAAAACGCCTCGGTCATCGCGCTTTACATCCTCCACCAGAACCGCAACGTCGACCCGCTGACCGCTTGGCGGGAAGCGGTCTCTTTCGTGCATTACAGCCACAAGTACGATGTCCCCCTCACGCTTGCCGTGGCGGTGGGCAATACCGAGAGCCACTTTGACCCCAAGGCGAGGAGCTCCTACGGCGCCGCCGGGGTCATGCAGGTGGTCTGGAGGGTGCATTCACACCTTCTCATGGCTCACGCCGGTCTCAAGACGGAAGGAGACCTTTACCACCCCGAGAAGGGGGTATCCGCCGGAGTCCTGCTGCTTTCGAGGTACATGACGGCCTGCGGCAATACGAAGCGGGCCCTGGGAAGATACTGCGGCGGGGGCGTGGAGCGGTACTGGGCGAAGGTCAACAGGGGCATGAAACAGGTCGTAAGCTACGGCCTGAATCCCGAAATCTGATCCTCTTTGTCCACATAATTATCCCCATCCTGTGGATGCCCCGGCGGCATCCACAGGGTCATTCCTGCCTGCAAAATCCCGATGGGCTTTACAACCTGAATTCGGCAACGACCACGGTATGGTCCGAGGGCCTTTCCCAGGCGCGGGGCTCCCGGTCACTGTAGCTGTCGATGGATCTCTCGGCCAGCGGGGCCGTGGCGAGGATATGATCGATTCTCCAACCTATGTTCCTCTCGAGGGAGTTCGGGACCCTGTAATCCCAGAAGGAGTACTCCCCCTCACCCGGACGGTGCTTCCGGAAGACATCCACCAGGCCCATGGAGCAAAGGCTCCGGAAG
The sequence above is drawn from the Thermovirga sp. genome and encodes:
- a CDS encoding transglycosylase SLT domain-containing protein, with the translated sequence MIRRLLRDFILAIVMVCAAFVLVHTLLGESLDNSPVNAVSEWSRDRAVADRVSQLDGTVTATLRVMDFEPEALVEWQRENPESVLRRLWSMDPANQKNASVIALYILHQNRNVDPLTAWREAVSFVHYSHKYDVPLTLAVAVGNTESHFDPKARSSYGAAGVMQVVWRVHSHLLMAHAGLKTEGDLYHPEKGVSAGVLLLSRYMTACGNTKRALGRYCGGGVERYWAKVNRGMKQVVSYGLNPEI